The following DNA comes from Musa acuminata AAA Group cultivar baxijiao chromosome BXJ1-4, Cavendish_Baxijiao_AAA, whole genome shotgun sequence.
atatatatatatgtatatatatatatatatatatatatgtatatatatatatatatatatgtatatatatatatgtatatatatatatatgtatatatgtatatatatatatatgtatatatgtatatatatatatatgtatatatatatatatatatgtatatatatatatatatgtatatatatatatatgtatgtatgtatatatatatatatatatgtatgtatatatatatatatatatatatatgtatatatatacatatatatatatatataaatgtatatatgtatatatatatatatgtatatatatatgtatatatatatatgtatatatatatatatatatatgtatatatatgtatatatatatgtatatatatatatatatacatatatatatatatatatacatatatatatatatatacatatatatatatttacatatatatatatatatacatatatatatatatatatacatatatacatacatatatacatatgtatgtatatatatacatatgtatgtatatatatgtatgtatgtatatatatacatatatatatacatacatacatatatatacatatatatatatatatatatatacatacaatacatacatatatatacatacatatgtatatatatacatatatatatatatatatatatgtatatatatatgtatatatgtatgtatgtatgtatatatatatatatgtatgcatgtatatatatatatatatatatatatatatatatatatatatatatatatatatatatatatatatatatatgtatgtatgtatgtatgtatatatatatatatatgtatatatatatatatatgtatatatatatatgtacatatatatatatacatatatatatatatatctgtacatatatatacatatatatatatatatatatatatatatatatatatatatatatgtacatatgtacatatatatatatatctgtacatatatatatatatatgtatatatatgtatgcatatatgtatatatatatatacatatatatatataatattaaaaaatgcaCAAAATGTAGATTAAGTGATGCATATAAATCATCGTAATTGTATGAAAACTTGTCATCAAAGATTACATTTTGTCGGTATCAGAAGCTTCCATCATCgcacttcctctcttcttcccttccatCACTCTCTTCTTATAAAGCAGGCGACTGCGGTGAATAACTCTTACTTTGTGTTTCACCTCCTTCCAGAGCTGCTCTCTGTAGCTCGATATCTACCGTTCTCTCAGATGGCAACGACGGTCCTTCCATCTCATACCGGCCTTTCCAAAGGTTAGAGCGATTTGGAGACTCTTGTTGAGTGCTTAGATCACTTGGAAGGTTCCGCAGTAGGTACGCCGGCGACGAACGGCTTGTGGCAGTGGTAGGCCTACTTGTGGACGAAAAGGACTGTTCGATCTCAAGATGCTCCCTGTCAAAGTTGTAGTTCCTCGAAGAATCTGGCTGGCTCTCCAAGTTACTGGGAAGATGCTGCAACCTGTAAACTTGTGCAAAGCTGTTCTTTGGGGTCGTAGGCCTGCTTGTGGACAGCGGTGTGATGCTTCCGGACTTCCTGTTCTCTCTCAAGTTTTTTCTGGCTGTTTGATGCCATTTTCTCAGTGCTGTTGCTACCCTCTCGTTGAAGATGGTGGGCTTCATTTTGGAACCCATCTGTTTGTGATCCTTCACATCAGTTGACTGTACTGCAGTTTCTTTCATGTTCTTAATTTTCATCGAGTTTCTGCAGACATACCTGTGTTACCAGTGCGTAGAGAGGGAGTGTGACGTAGCTGCAAAGAACCTGTATGAGCAAACTGGCAAACATGATGAGGATTAGAACGTAGAAGAAAAAGGTTTAGTAATCATGGCTTTAGCAGGGAGAGGAGGCAGCTAACCCCATAGAAAGCCTAACGATGATGTCTTCCACACGCTTGTGAAAGCACGAAGGAAATCCAAATTCATACTGTGAAAGGCAGGAGCAACACATATTAGAAACTCCATAACTAAGCATTTACTGCCATTTCTTGTGACAGATGCTGTTCATCCATTGCAGGCACAAGAAATCAGTGTTCAGAGCCATACCCAACTCCAGGCTAAGAAGGCAAGCTGGAAAGCATTCTGCATCAACAACAAATATTCAATCAGATATGATCTTCACAGATATACATGGGATATGTAGCAAATGCAGGTTAAGTATGGGAGGAACCTGAAAGAGAACAAAGTGGATAAGGTAGAGCATTAATCGAGGGCGTCGGAACCAGAACAAGTCGTCAGTGGGGTGGACGACAGGGACACCTTTGATGACATCCCCACGCTCCATGATCCGCTGGGCCATCCTTATTATTATCACCTGAAGCTTCGTCCCCACCAGCAGAATAATCTGTAGAGTACATTCCACTCAGAATCGTAGAACCAGATAACTAGTGCAGTGAAGTCATCAAGGAAACCAATCACTGGGTTGATTGATCTTCTAAGTAGATAAATGACTTATGATCAACCGGTTTTGATGGATCGAAACACGACTATATCTCCATGATTTTGATATGAAATGCTTCACATCAAATTAGAACTAAAAATTTTGCCGCAAGCACTGGTTCCTCCAGAAAACAGAGGACACTTGATATCAATGGAGTGCAAAGGTTAATGAACTTACGATTAAGGGAACAAATGGAAGCCATAGGTAAGAATGCCAACCTGCGAAATAGGATTAATTGAGAGTTATCAGAGATATAACAAAGTTTACTCGAGGAGGAAAATTGCATGATACATACCATGAGTGTTGAACAGCAAGAAGATGACTGCAAAGAACCATAGAGCTGGGCTGCAAACATTCAAACAAAAATCATAGTCGTTCATTGTGTTTGGAAGATAGATTGCCAGCCACATGGACTACTTATTTGCAGAGTACAAAGTAAATAATTATGCGCTGCATATTGGCTTATTAAATTAGGAAATAGTTACTGTGGAACAATCTGATGAATCTGAAGAATTAATAGCTACAGATGTAGAAATCTCTCTTGAATACAAACACTATGATCTCTCAGATTATATAGTTCATCCCTATGATTTGATCACTGGGTAGAAGCATACCTGATCCCAACCACAACTTTGAAATCTTCATCCAGAGACCTCTTTATATACTTTCTGAAGTCAAACTTGGATGAGCTTTGAGGAGCCAAATGTGCCTGAAATTTTTAGCATTTCATTGAGGAATTTCAAATGCCTTTTTCAATATAAAAACTagtttttttctcttaatttacTTACGATGATGAATCCATTGCGCAGTGTCAGATAGTCAACCTTTGGAAGTGATATCACGAATTGTCTGAAGAAGCACGCCTAACAGAAGAAATTTATAGCTCAATAAATTGCTGTTGCCACTTGAGAGTGGCGAATTATGTCGATATGCTACTGCATAATTAGAACTTCCATTAGAGTCAAGAAATAGTCCTTACAATCCAGATTAAAGCTGGGGATTTGCTCCAGAAGCTCAGATGACGACGTCCGAAGGATGTTTCTCTAGCAAACCGAAACCTGTCAGGATCTACCAATCCATTCCCACAATTCAGAATTAGTGTAAATTGCATTTTGTGAGtatatgaggattttatttgttgACTTACCATGTGAAAACTGGTACTCTGCAGTCTTCGTCTCCAGTTCCCATGATTTCCAATGTTTCATCTGTCACCAATGTCTCAAAGGTATGTAAATCTCATAGGTTTTCATCAAAAGATCAGTGCTTGTGATGGATTAATGTGTTTGCCGTACCTTTAATCTACCCAGAGCCATGGTGGAGATGCAGTAGATAATATGAGAGATGGCCAAAACGAAGATGAATATGTGGAGTTGATAGAGTCCGTCAGCAGAGATGAAGGAAATTTTGTTCTGTGAGTTTGCATGCCAACCAGCTTCGTTGAGTTAGATTACACTAGGATCTACCGAGCTTGAAGCTTAAATAATGTATCCATAGAATGCTTGCCCTCTTAGAACACTTGTCAGGCCCGCTTCGACCGCTCAAGTGCCGTGAGTGAGCCGTGGAACTGTCGTCATGCACTTCCATCTTGCAAGGATGCCATGAATCACCAACACTTTTCGGCACGCAGATCTCAGAGATGGCGCTCTGCCCCACTGTCAGGAGCAAGGATACGAAGCCCAGCAGCATCAGTTCTGCGGCAAGCAGACAACACGGTTTCTAGGTTGGTGCAGAAGTTGTCAGAAGATGACATCGAGGAGCGAGTTGAGCACCGCAGCTTACCAGATTTGATCTTCTCCAAGGCTTCCTGGAGTGCCCGTTTATGATGCTTCTCCAACCACTGCAAACGGTGTGAAAATTCATGTAAGTTCGATGTCCTCTGCAGTGGTATTCCATTGGGAAAGCAATTGTGGCATGATGACCACATACGAaggtttctttcttcttctccatgACTGCAGATAGGTTAGGAGGAGAGCATCGGCAACTCAAGCAGTTGCATGCTGTGATAACTGGCAATAGAGACAAGCACT
Coding sequences within:
- the LOC135672319 gene encoding MLO-like protein 6 encodes the protein MAGGGAGGRTLEQTSTWAVATVCFALVIISIAIEHGIHLITKWLEKHHKRALQEALEKIKSELMLLGFVSLLLTVGQSAISEICVPKSVGDSWHPCKMEVHDDSSTAHSRHLSGRSGPDKCSKRNKISFISADGLYQLHIFIFVLAISHIIYCISTMALGRLKMKHWKSWELETKTAEYQFSHDPDRFRFARETSFGRRHLSFWSKSPALIWIACFFRQFVISLPKVDYLTLRNGFIIAHLAPQSSSKFDFRKYIKRSLDEDFKVVVGISPALWFFAVIFLLFNTHGWHSYLWLPFVPLIIILLVGTKLQVIIIRMAQRIMERGDVIKGVPVVHPTDDLFWFRRPRLMLYLIHFVLFQNAFQLAFLAWSWYEFGFPSCFHKRVEDIIVRLSMGLLIQVLCSYVTLPLYALVTQMGSKMKPTIFNERVATALRKWHQTARKNLRENRKSGSITPLSTSRPTTPKNSFAQVYRLQHLPSNLESQPDSSRNYNFDREHLEIEQSFSSTSRPTTATSRSSPAYLLRNLPSDLSTQQESPNRSNLWKGRYEMEGPSLPSERTVDIELQRAALEGGETQSKSYSPQSPAL